From a single Pseudomonas serboccidentalis genomic region:
- a CDS encoding acetyl/propionyl/methylcrotonyl-CoA carboxylase subunit alpha: MSAPVLTTLLVANRGEIACRVMRTAKALGLTTVAVHSATDREARHSREADIRVDLGGSKAADSYLQIDKLIAAAKASGAQAIHPGYGFLSENAGFARAIEQAGLIFLGPPASAIDAMGSKSAAKALMETAGVPLVPGYHGEAQDLDTFRDACERIGYPVLLKATAGGGGKGMKVVEDVSQLAEALASAQREAQSSFGDSRMLVEKYLLKPRHVEIQVFADQHGNCLYLNERDCSIQRRHQKVVEEAPAPGLPPELRRAMGEAAVRSAQAIGYVGAGTVEFLLDARGEFFFMEMNTRLQVEHPVTEAITGLDLVAWQIRVARGEALPITQDQVPLNGHAIEVRLYAEDPSNDFLPATGRLQLYRESAAGPGRRVDSGVEEGDEISPFYDPMLGKLIAWGEDREQARLRLLSMLDEFAIGGLKTNINFLRRIIAHPAFAAAELDTGFIPRYQEQLLPAPGELSDGFWHAAAQAFAQSLPGAVRADDLGSPWALNSGLRAGLPAEITLHLSCEGQDRALTLSAASNTRLSGEALWVEHDGVRRTLRAIRQGNSLYLQWDGELRRIETYDPISAVEASHSHQGGLTAPMNGSIVRVLVEAGQSVEAGAQLVVLEAMKMEHSIRAPHAGVIKAMYCQEGEMVGEGSALVELEAV, encoded by the coding sequence ATGAGCGCACCTGTTCTCACCACCCTGCTGGTGGCCAACCGTGGCGAAATCGCTTGCCGGGTCATGCGCACCGCCAAGGCGCTGGGCCTGACCACCGTCGCCGTACACAGCGCCACCGACCGCGAAGCGCGCCACAGCCGCGAAGCCGACATCCGCGTCGACCTGGGTGGCAGCAAAGCCGCCGACAGCTATCTGCAGATCGACAAACTGATCGCGGCGGCCAAGGCCAGCGGCGCACAGGCAATTCACCCGGGTTATGGCTTTCTGTCGGAGAACGCCGGATTCGCTCGCGCCATTGAACAAGCCGGGTTGATCTTCCTCGGCCCACCCGCTTCGGCCATCGACGCCATGGGCAGCAAGTCTGCGGCCAAGGCCTTGATGGAAACCGCTGGCGTGCCGCTGGTGCCGGGCTATCACGGCGAGGCGCAGGATCTGGACACCTTCCGCGATGCCTGTGAACGCATTGGCTACCCGGTGCTGCTCAAGGCCACGGCGGGTGGCGGCGGCAAAGGCATGAAAGTGGTCGAGGACGTCAGCCAACTGGCCGAAGCCCTGGCCTCGGCCCAGCGCGAAGCGCAGTCGTCGTTCGGCGATTCGCGGATGCTGGTGGAGAAATACCTGCTCAAGCCGCGTCACGTGGAAATCCAGGTGTTCGCCGACCAGCACGGCAACTGCCTGTACCTGAACGAACGGGATTGCTCGATCCAGCGTCGCCACCAGAAAGTCGTCGAAGAAGCCCCGGCGCCAGGCCTGCCCCCGGAACTGCGCCGCGCCATGGGTGAAGCGGCGGTGCGTTCGGCGCAGGCGATCGGTTACGTCGGCGCCGGCACCGTGGAGTTTCTGCTGGATGCGCGCGGCGAATTCTTCTTCATGGAAATGAACACCCGTTTGCAGGTCGAGCACCCGGTCACCGAAGCAATCACCGGCCTCGATCTGGTCGCGTGGCAGATTCGTGTGGCGCGCGGTGAAGCGTTGCCCATCACACAGGATCAGGTGCCGCTCAACGGGCACGCGATCGAAGTTCGGCTGTATGCCGAAGACCCGTCGAATGACTTCCTGCCCGCGACCGGGCGTCTGCAGCTGTATCGTGAGTCGGCTGCCGGTCCGGGGCGCCGGGTGGATAGCGGGGTTGAGGAAGGCGACGAGATTTCGCCGTTCTACGACCCGATGCTCGGCAAGCTGATTGCCTGGGGCGAGGATCGCGAGCAGGCGCGTCTGCGACTGTTGAGCATGCTCGATGAGTTCGCCATTGGCGGTTTGAAGACCAACATCAACTTCCTGCGGCGGATCATTGCGCATCCGGCCTTTGCCGCTGCGGAACTGGATACCGGGTTTATTCCGCGCTATCAGGAACAACTGCTGCCGGCTCCGGGTGAGCTGAGCGATGGGTTCTGGCATGCAGCAGCGCAGGCTTTCGCGCAGAGTTTGCCGGGCGCGGTGCGGGCGGACGATTTGGGCTCGCCGTGGGCGTTGAACAGTGGTTTGCGCGCAGGTTTGCCGGCGGAAATCACCTTGCATCTGAGCTGCGAAGGCCAGGATCGCGCGTTGACCTTGAGTGCCGCCAGCAACACCAGGCTGTCGGGCGAAGCACTGTGGGTCGAGCACGACGGCGTGCGTCGTACCTTGCGCGCCATTCGCCAGGGCAATTCGTTGTACCTGCAATGGGACGGCGAGTTGCGCCGCATCGAGACCTACGACCCAATCAGCGCCGTCGAAGCCAGCCACAGTCATCAGGGCGGTCTGACGGCACCCATGAACGGCAGTATCGTGCGGGTGTTGGTGGAGGCCGGGCAATCGGTCGAGGCCGGCGCGCAACTGGTGGTGCTGGAGGCGAT
- a CDS encoding hydroxymethylglutaryl-CoA lyase, with the protein MSLPSHVRLIEVGPRDGLQNEAQPISVADKVQLVDALSAAGLSYIEVGSFVSPKWVPQMAGSAEVFAQIQRKPGVTYGALAPNLRGFEDALAAGVKEVAVFAAASEAFSQRNINCSISESLARFAPIMEAAKQHGVTVRGYVSCVLGCPYEGTVAPEQVAMVARELYAMGCYEVSLGDTIGTGTAGATRRLFEVVSAQVPREKLAGHFHDTYGQAMANIYASLLEGIAVFDSSIAGLGGCPYAKGASGNVATEDVVYLLNGLGIETGIDLDALIAAGQQISAVLGRPSGSRVAKARNAQ; encoded by the coding sequence ATGTCCCTCCCCTCCCATGTTCGCCTGATCGAAGTCGGCCCGCGCGATGGCCTGCAGAACGAAGCCCAGCCGATCAGCGTGGCTGACAAGGTGCAACTGGTCGACGCGCTGAGCGCCGCTGGTTTGAGTTACATCGAAGTCGGCAGTTTCGTCTCACCGAAATGGGTGCCGCAGATGGCCGGTTCGGCCGAGGTGTTCGCGCAGATCCAGCGCAAGCCCGGCGTGACCTACGGCGCCCTGGCGCCGAACCTGCGCGGGTTTGAAGATGCGCTGGCCGCCGGCGTGAAAGAAGTCGCCGTGTTCGCCGCCGCGTCCGAGGCGTTCTCGCAGCGCAACATCAATTGCTCGATCAGCGAAAGCCTGGCGCGCTTCGCACCGATCATGGAAGCCGCGAAACAGCACGGCGTTACCGTGCGCGGTTACGTGTCCTGCGTGCTCGGCTGCCCGTACGAAGGCACGGTCGCCCCGGAGCAAGTGGCGATGGTCGCCCGTGAGCTGTATGCGATGGGCTGCTATGAAGTGTCCCTCGGTGACACCATCGGCACCGGCACCGCTGGCGCGACCCGGCGGCTGTTCGAAGTGGTGTCGGCGCAGGTGCCTCGGGAAAAACTCGCCGGGCACTTCCACGACACCTACGGCCAGGCCATGGCCAACATCTATGCCAGCTTGCTGGAAGGCATCGCGGTGTTCGACAGCTCTATCGCCGGCCTCGGCGGCTGCCCGTACGCCAAGGGCGCGAGCGGTAACGTTGCGACCGAGGACGTGGTGTACCTGCTCAACGGCCTGGGCATCGAGACCGGTATCGACCTGGACGCCTTGATTGCCGCGGGTCAGCAGATCAGCGCGGTGCTCGGTCGCCCGAGCGGTTCGCGTGTGGCCAAGGCCCGTAACGCACAGTGA
- a CDS encoding gamma-carboxygeranoyl-CoA hydratase, which yields MSDFNTLELQSDPRGFATLWLNRAEKNNAFNAEMIRELILALDKVASDASLRFLLVRGRGKHFSAGADLAWMQQSAELDYHTNLDDARELAELMYNLAKLKIPTLAVVQGAAFGGALGLISCCDMAIGTDDAQFCLSEVRIGLAPAVISPFVVQAIGERAARRYALTAERFGGQRAREIGLLSESYPAVELDQAVEQWIDNLLLNSPAAMRASKDLLREVGNGALTPALRRYTENAIARIRVSPEGQEGLRAFLQKRAPSWQAATTPKEPR from the coding sequence ATGAGCGACTTCAACACCCTCGAACTGCAGAGCGACCCACGGGGTTTCGCCACGCTGTGGCTCAACCGTGCAGAAAAGAACAACGCGTTCAACGCCGAGATGATCCGCGAGCTGATTCTGGCGCTGGACAAGGTTGCCAGCGACGCCAGCCTGCGTTTTCTGTTGGTGCGCGGACGTGGCAAACACTTCAGCGCCGGCGCCGATCTGGCGTGGATGCAGCAATCGGCCGAACTCGATTACCACACCAATCTGGACGACGCCCGCGAACTGGCGGAGCTGATGTACAACCTCGCCAAGCTGAAAATCCCGACCCTGGCCGTGGTGCAAGGTGCGGCGTTCGGCGGCGCGCTTGGGCTGATCAGTTGCTGCGACATGGCGATTGGCACCGATGATGCGCAGTTCTGCTTGTCGGAGGTACGCATCGGCCTGGCGCCAGCGGTGATCAGTCCGTTCGTGGTGCAGGCCATCGGCGAACGCGCCGCCCGTCGTTACGCGCTGACCGCCGAACGTTTCGGTGGCCAGCGGGCGCGGGAAATCGGCTTGTTGTCCGAGAGCTATCCGGCCGTCGAGCTTGATCAAGCCGTCGAGCAATGGATCGACAACCTGCTGCTCAACAGCCCCGCCGCGATGCGCGCCAGTAAAGATCTGCTGCGCGAAGTCGGCAACGGCGCGCTGACCCCGGCCTTGCGCCGCTACACCGAAAACGCCATCGCGCGCATCCGCGTCAGCCCTGAAGGCCAGGAAGGCTTGCGCGCGTTCCTGCAAAAACGTGCGCCGAGCTGGCAAGCCGCAACCACCCCCAAGGAGCCGCGTTGA
- a CDS encoding isovaleryl-CoA dehydrogenase codes for MSYPSLNFALGETIDMLRDQVQSFVADQIAPRAAQIDHDNLFPADMWRKFGDMGLLGITVPEEYGGAGLGYLAHVVAMEEISRGSASVALSYGAHSNLCVNQINRNGNHEQKSQYLPKLISGEHVGALAMSEPNAGSDVVSMKLRADKRGDRFVLNGSKTWITNGPDANTYVIYAKTDLEKGPHGITAFIVERDWKGFSRSNKFDKLGMRGSNTCELFFDDVEVPEENILGVLNGGVKVLMSGLDYERVVLSGGPTGIMQSCMDLIVPYIHDRKQFGQSIGEFQLIQGKVADMYTQLNASRAYLYAVAQACERGETTRKDAAGVILYTAERATQMALDAIQILGGNGYINEFPAGRLLRDAKLYEIGAGTSEIRRMLIGRELFNETK; via the coding sequence ATGAGCTATCCATCCCTGAACTTCGCCCTCGGTGAAACCATCGACATGCTGCGCGATCAGGTTCAGTCCTTTGTCGCCGATCAGATCGCCCCACGCGCCGCGCAGATCGACCACGACAACCTGTTCCCTGCCGACATGTGGCGCAAATTCGGCGACATGGGCCTGCTCGGCATCACCGTGCCGGAAGAGTACGGCGGCGCCGGCCTGGGTTACCTGGCGCACGTGGTGGCGATGGAAGAAATCAGCCGCGGTTCGGCCTCGGTGGCGCTGTCCTACGGCGCGCATTCCAACCTCTGCGTCAATCAGATCAACCGCAATGGCAACCACGAGCAGAAAAGCCAATACCTGCCGAAGCTGATCAGCGGCGAACACGTCGGCGCCCTCGCGATGAGCGAGCCGAACGCCGGTTCCGACGTGGTCTCGATGAAGCTGCGCGCCGACAAACGCGGCGACCGTTTCGTGCTCAACGGCAGCAAAACCTGGATCACCAACGGCCCCGACGCCAACACCTACGTGATCTACGCCAAGACCGATCTGGAAAAGGGCCCGCACGGCATCACCGCCTTCATTGTCGAGCGCGACTGGAAAGGCTTCAGCCGCAGCAACAAGTTCGACAAGCTCGGCATGCGCGGTTCCAACACCTGCGAGCTGTTTTTCGATGACGTCGAAGTGCCGGAAGAAAACATCCTCGGCGTGCTCAACGGCGGCGTCAAAGTGCTGATGAGCGGCCTCGATTACGAGCGCGTCGTGCTGTCCGGCGGCCCGACCGGGATCATGCAGTCGTGCATGGACCTGATCGTGCCGTACATCCACGACCGCAAGCAGTTCGGCCAGAGCATCGGCGAATTCCAGCTGATCCAAGGCAAAGTCGCCGACATGTACACCCAGCTCAACGCCAGCCGTGCCTACCTGTACGCGGTGGCCCAGGCGTGCGAGCGCGGCGAAACCACGCGCAAGGACGCTGCCGGGGTGATCCTCTACACCGCCGAACGCGCCACACAAATGGCCCTCGACGCGATCCAGATTCTCGGCGGCAACGGTTACATCAACGAATTCCCTGCCGGGCGTCTGCTGCGTGACGCCAAGCTGTACGAAATCGGCGCTGGCACCAGTGAGATCCGACGCATGCTGATCGGCCGCGAACTGTTCAACGAAACGAAATGA
- a CDS encoding AMP-binding protein — MDQPSANPPRSYTRGAQDKALLAMTIGQKFDQTVAQYPDGEALVVRHQQLRYSWRQLADAVDLHARALLALGLQAGDRLGIWAPNCAQWCITQIATAKIGVILVNINPAYRSSELEYVLKQSGCQWLVCAGAFKSSNYHAMLQGLVPELAEQSIGQLRCERLPELRGVISLDAQPPSGFLPWSQLVDLAAGVSPQQLHERSDSLHFDQPVNIQYTSGTTGFPKGATLSHYNILNNGYMVGESIGLTPSDRLVIPVPLYHCFGMVMGNLGCITHASTMIYPSDAFDPLLTLQTVAEEQATGLYGVPTMFIAMLDQPLRADFDLSSLRTGIMAGATCPIEVMRRVISEMHMSEVQIAYGMTETSPVSLQTGPNDELELRVTTVGRTQPQLESKIIDEAGNLVPRGTIGELCTRGYSVMLGYWNNPQATAEAIDEAGWMHTGDLASMNDEGYVNIAGRNKDMIIRGGENVYPRELEEFFFTHPAVADVQVIGIPCSRYGEEIVAWIKFHPGHNASELELQTWCKERIAHFKTPRYFKFVEEFPMTVTGKIQKFRMREISIEELKALH, encoded by the coding sequence ATGGATCAACCCAGTGCAAACCCGCCACGCAGCTACACCCGTGGCGCCCAAGACAAAGCCTTACTGGCGATGACCATCGGGCAGAAGTTCGACCAGACAGTTGCGCAGTACCCGGACGGTGAGGCGCTGGTGGTGCGTCATCAGCAGTTGCGCTATTCCTGGCGGCAACTGGCCGACGCGGTGGATCTGCATGCCAGAGCCCTGTTGGCGCTGGGTTTGCAGGCGGGGGATCGGCTCGGTATCTGGGCGCCGAACTGTGCGCAGTGGTGCATCACGCAAATCGCCACGGCGAAAATCGGCGTGATTCTGGTCAACATCAACCCGGCCTACCGCAGCTCTGAACTGGAATACGTGCTCAAACAGTCCGGCTGTCAGTGGCTGGTGTGCGCCGGGGCATTCAAGTCCTCCAACTACCACGCCATGCTGCAGGGGCTGGTACCGGAACTGGCCGAGCAATCCATCGGCCAGTTGCGCTGTGAGCGTCTGCCGGAGTTGCGCGGGGTGATCAGCCTCGATGCACAGCCACCGTCAGGCTTCCTGCCGTGGTCGCAACTGGTCGATCTGGCCGCGGGTGTCTCACCCCAACAGTTGCACGAACGCAGCGACAGCCTGCACTTCGATCAGCCGGTGAACATTCAATACACCTCCGGCACCACCGGTTTCCCCAAGGGCGCGACCCTCAGTCACTACAACATTCTCAACAACGGTTACATGGTCGGTGAAAGCATCGGCCTGACCCCGAGCGACCGGCTGGTGATCCCGGTGCCGCTGTACCACTGCTTCGGCATGGTCATGGGCAACCTCGGCTGCATCACCCACGCCAGCACCATGATCTACCCCAGCGACGCCTTCGACCCGCTGCTGACCCTGCAAACCGTCGCCGAAGAACAGGCCACCGGCCTTTATGGTGTACCAACCATGTTCATCGCCATGCTCGATCAACCGCTACGTGCGGACTTCGACCTGTCGAGCCTGCGTACCGGGATCATGGCCGGCGCCACGTGCCCGATCGAGGTGATGCGCCGGGTCATCAGCGAGATGCACATGAGTGAAGTACAGATCGCCTACGGCATGACCGAAACCAGCCCGGTGTCGCTACAGACCGGGCCAAACGATGAACTGGAACTGCGCGTGACCACCGTCGGTCGCACTCAGCCGCAACTGGAAAGCAAGATCATCGACGAGGCCGGCAATCTGGTGCCGCGTGGCACCATCGGCGAGTTGTGCACCCGCGGTTACAGCGTGATGCTCGGTTACTGGAACAACCCGCAGGCCACCGCCGAAGCCATCGATGAGGCGGGCTGGATGCACACCGGCGACCTGGCGAGCATGAACGATGAGGGTTACGTGAACATCGCCGGGCGTAACAAAGACATGATCATCCGCGGCGGCGAGAATGTTTACCCGCGTGAGCTGGAAGAGTTCTTCTTCACTCACCCGGCCGTGGCGGACGTGCAGGTGATCGGCATTCCGTGCTCGCGTTACGGCGAGGAGATTGTCGCCTGGATCAAATTCCACCCCGGCCACAATGCCTCCGAGCTGGAACTGCAAACCTGGTGCAAGGAGCGCATCGCGCACTTCAAGACGCCGCGTTACTTCAAGTTCGTCGAAGAGTTTCCGATGACGGTGACGGGCAAGATTCAGAAGTTCCGGATGCGCGAGATCAGTATCGAAGAGCTTAAGGCGCTACATTGA
- a CDS encoding carboxyl transferase domain-containing protein — protein MILHTQLNPRSAEFAANSAAMLEQVDALHTLLAQVAQGGGAKAQERHTSRGKLLPRERINRLLDPGSPFLEISQLAAHAVYGEDVPAAGVIAGIGRVEGVECMIVANDATVKGGSYYPLTVKKHLRAQTIAQQNRLPCIYLVDSGGANLPRQDEVFPDREHFGRIFFNQANMSAMGIPQIAVVMGSCTAGGAYVPAMADEAIMVRNQATIFLAGPPLVKAATGEVVSAEDLGGADVHCKISGVADHYAESDEHALALARRSVANLNWRKLGEVQQRAPIAPLYASDELYGVVSADAKQPFDVREVIARLVDGSVFDEFKALFGTTLVCGFAHLHGYPIAILANNGILFAEAAQKGAHFIELACQRGIPLLFLQNITGFMVGQKYEAGGIAKHGAKLVTAVACAKVPKFTVIIGGSFGAGNYGMCGRAYDPRFLWMWPNARIGVMGAEQAAGVLVQVKREQAERSGQGFTAEQETEIKQPILDQYEEQGHPYYSSARLWDDGVIDPAQTRDVLALALSASLNAPIEPSRFGVFRM, from the coding sequence ATGATCCTGCATACCCAGCTCAATCCCCGTTCAGCGGAGTTCGCCGCCAACAGCGCGGCGATGCTCGAACAAGTCGACGCCCTGCACACTCTGCTCGCCCAAGTGGCGCAGGGTGGCGGCGCGAAAGCCCAGGAACGGCACACCTCACGGGGCAAACTGCTACCGCGTGAGCGGATCAATCGTCTGCTCGACCCCGGCTCGCCCTTTCTGGAAATCAGCCAGCTCGCTGCGCACGCCGTGTATGGCGAAGACGTACCGGCGGCGGGCGTGATCGCCGGGATCGGCCGGGTCGAAGGCGTCGAGTGCATGATCGTCGCCAACGACGCGACGGTGAAGGGCGGCTCGTACTACCCGCTGACCGTGAAAAAGCACCTGCGCGCGCAGACCATCGCCCAGCAGAACCGCCTGCCGTGCATCTATCTGGTGGACTCGGGCGGCGCCAACCTGCCGCGTCAGGACGAGGTGTTCCCGGATCGCGAACACTTCGGCCGGATCTTTTTCAACCAGGCCAACATGAGCGCCATGGGCATTCCGCAGATCGCCGTGGTCATGGGTTCCTGCACTGCCGGTGGTGCTTATGTACCAGCGATGGCCGACGAAGCGATCATGGTGCGCAATCAGGCGACGATCTTCCTCGCCGGCCCGCCGCTGGTGAAAGCCGCAACCGGTGAAGTGGTCAGCGCTGAAGACCTCGGCGGTGCCGATGTGCACTGCAAGATTTCCGGCGTGGCCGACCATTACGCCGAGAGCGACGAACACGCCCTCGCCCTCGCCCGCCGCAGCGTTGCCAACCTCAACTGGCGCAAGCTCGGCGAGGTGCAACAACGCGCGCCGATTGCACCGCTGTACGCCAGCGATGAGCTGTATGGCGTGGTCTCGGCCGACGCCAAGCAGCCGTTCGACGTGCGCGAGGTGATTGCGCGGCTGGTCGACGGTTCGGTGTTCGATGAGTTCAAGGCGCTGTTCGGCACCACGCTGGTGTGTGGTTTTGCGCACCTGCACGGCTACCCGATCGCGATCCTCGCCAACAACGGCATCCTCTTCGCCGAAGCCGCGCAGAAAGGCGCGCACTTCATCGAACTGGCCTGCCAGCGCGGTATCCCGCTGCTGTTCCTGCAGAACATCACCGGCTTCATGGTCGGGCAGAAATACGAGGCCGGCGGCATCGCCAAGCACGGTGCGAAACTGGTGACGGCGGTGGCCTGCGCCAAGGTGCCGAAATTCACCGTGATCATCGGCGGCAGCTTTGGCGCCGGTAACTACGGCATGTGCGGACGGGCTTACGATCCGCGCTTCCTGTGGATGTGGCCGAATGCGCGCATCGGTGTGATGGGCGCCGAGCAGGCTGCCGGCGTGCTGGTGCAGGTCAAGCGCGAACAGGCCGAGCGCAGCGGCCAGGGCTTCACGGCCGAGCAGGAAACCGAGATCAAGCAACCGATCCTCGACCAGTACGAAGAGCAGGGTCACCCCTACTACTCCAGCGCACGCCTGTGGGACGACGGCGTCATCGACCCGGCGCAGACCCGCGATGTGCTGGCCCTGGCCTTGTCCGCGTCGTTGAACGCGCCTATCGAACCGAGCCGCTTCGGCGTGTTCCGGATGTGA